The Panacibacter microcysteis genome includes a window with the following:
- a CDS encoding dihydrofolate reductase family protein, which translates to MRKIILNVAISLDAFIEDASGAYDWCFTDQDYGMTNFMNSIDTILFGRKSYELVIKENYAAHYKGYHQYVFSNTLQHLNDGADAILVNSNSLSFIQSLKEQPGKNIWLFGGANLTKFCMQHQLVDELMLSVHPVLLGSGKPLFEALIKRTSLQLTNAVTFGSGLVQLQYNVLHTQQ; encoded by the coding sequence ATGCGAAAGATTATTTTAAATGTAGCCATTAGTTTAGACGCTTTTATTGAAGATGCCAGCGGTGCTTATGACTGGTGCTTCACAGACCAGGACTATGGTATGACAAACTTTATGAACAGTATTGATACCATTCTTTTTGGCCGCAAAAGCTATGAGCTTGTAATAAAAGAAAATTACGCTGCACATTATAAAGGTTATCATCAGTATGTCTTTTCCAATACACTGCAACATTTAAATGACGGTGCTGATGCAATACTTGTAAACAGCAACTCCTTGTCTTTTATACAATCGCTTAAAGAACAACCTGGCAAAAACATATGGCTCTTTGGTGGCGCAAACCTTACAAAGTTTTGCATGCAGCACCAACTGGTAGATGAATTGATGTTGTCAGTACATCCGGTGTTACTCGGCAGTGGCAAGCCTTTATTTGAAGCGCTCATCAAAAGAACTTCTCTGCAACTGACCAATGCGGTTACCTTCGGCAGCGGCCTTGTACAGCTACAATATAATGTGTTGCACACACAGCAATAG
- the polA gene encoding DNA polymerase I, with translation MAKKLFLLDAYALIFRAYYALIRNPRITSKGINTNAQFGFTNTLFDLINKEKPSHMAVCFDVEGVTERHTDFADYKANRQETPEDLTAAIPFIKKIIEGFNIPVIGVAGYEADDVIGTLAWQAHDAGYDVYMVTPDKDYGQLVRDGIFIYKPGYQGGDVEIMGPKEVCAKWDIERVEQVVDILGLMGDAVDNIPGIAGVGEKTAAKLLKEYGNVETILENADKIKGALGEKVRNGKDSAILSKKLARIITSAPVEFHEEQFCLKEWNKPALIEVFTELEFKTLGKRILGEEFNVFQTAPQGVQTDLFGNVVEQSQNDKAKAKTPKEEATAATEEPSGFGADKNIHNTPHTYILADTEEKITALVKELAAQQEICFDTETTGIDANDAELVGLSFAYKPFEAYYVPCPADGQATKKILSLFAPLFDAENITWIGQNVKYDMLILKWYGIEIKGGIYDTMLAHYVIEPEGRRSMDLLSAQYLGYEPVHIEELIGKKGKNQGNMRDVAIEKIKDYAAEDADITLQLKHALHPGLQEKAVERVFYEVENPLVKVLTDMEFEGIRIDQAFLADYSRQLEHDARLAEENVYAGAGVKFNLSSPKQLGEVLFEKLKLDPKAKKTKTGQYATGEDVLLKLSHTNPIVADILVYRELTKLKSTYVDALPLLVNRKTGRVHTSYAQAVAVTGRLSSNNPNLQNIPIRTDRGREIRKAFIPRDEQHILMSADYSQIELRIVAAISGDPNMCEAFRSGTDIHTATAAKVYNIATGEVTKEMRYKAKSVNFGIIYGQGAFGLADNLGISRAEAKEIIDNYKKEFNGITKYMDDTINFAREHGYVQTLMGRKRWLRDINSSNFTVRGFAERNAINSPIQGTAADMIKLAMIKIHAAMKKEKLKSKMLLQVHDELVFDALKEEMDTLKPLILENMKAALPLPNDVPVEAEVGFGVNWLEAH, from the coding sequence ATGGCTAAAAAACTCTTTTTACTGGATGCATATGCACTCATCTTCCGTGCATATTATGCACTCATCCGTAACCCGCGCATTACCTCGAAAGGAATAAACACCAATGCACAATTTGGTTTTACCAATACATTGTTTGACCTGATCAATAAAGAAAAGCCATCGCACATGGCCGTGTGTTTTGATGTGGAAGGTGTAACCGAAAGACATACTGATTTTGCTGACTATAAAGCCAACAGGCAGGAAACACCCGAAGACCTTACAGCAGCAATTCCTTTTATCAAAAAAATTATTGAAGGTTTTAATATTCCCGTAATTGGTGTGGCAGGTTATGAAGCAGATGATGTGATTGGCACACTGGCGTGGCAGGCGCATGATGCAGGTTATGATGTGTATATGGTAACACCAGATAAAGATTACGGGCAGTTGGTAAGAGACGGCATTTTTATTTACAAGCCCGGCTACCAGGGCGGTGATGTGGAAATAATGGGCCCGAAAGAAGTGTGCGCAAAATGGGATATTGAAAGAGTTGAGCAGGTAGTGGACATTCTTGGTTTAATGGGTGATGCGGTAGACAATATTCCCGGCATTGCAGGAGTGGGCGAAAAAACAGCAGCCAAACTGCTGAAAGAATATGGCAATGTAGAGACAATATTGGAAAACGCCGATAAGATAAAAGGTGCATTGGGTGAAAAAGTGCGTAACGGAAAAGACAGTGCCATACTCAGTAAAAAGCTGGCGAGGATTATTACAAGTGCGCCGGTTGAATTTCATGAAGAACAATTCTGTTTAAAAGAATGGAACAAACCGGCACTGATTGAAGTGTTTACTGAGCTTGAATTTAAAACACTGGGCAAGCGAATTCTGGGTGAAGAATTCAATGTCTTTCAGACTGCACCGCAAGGAGTACAAACTGACCTGTTTGGTAACGTGGTGGAACAGTCACAGAATGACAAGGCGAAAGCAAAGACACCGAAAGAAGAAGCCACGGCTGCCACAGAAGAACCTTCGGGCTTTGGGGCTGACAAAAACATTCACAACACACCACACACTTACATACTTGCAGACACAGAAGAGAAGATCACTGCACTGGTAAAAGAATTAGCTGCACAACAGGAAATTTGTTTTGATACAGAAACAACCGGTATAGATGCAAACGATGCAGAACTCGTGGGGCTGAGTTTTGCTTACAAACCTTTTGAAGCGTATTATGTGCCTTGCCCTGCAGACGGGCAGGCCACAAAAAAAATATTGTCGCTTTTCGCGCCTTTGTTTGATGCTGAAAATATTACCTGGATTGGGCAGAATGTGAAGTACGACATGCTTATACTTAAATGGTACGGTATTGAAATAAAAGGCGGCATTTACGATACCATGCTGGCACACTATGTAATTGAGCCCGAAGGCAGGCGCAGCATGGATTTGCTAAGCGCACAATACCTCGGCTACGAACCTGTACACATAGAAGAGCTGATAGGAAAAAAAGGTAAAAACCAGGGCAATATGCGCGATGTGGCAATTGAAAAGATAAAAGATTACGCTGCAGAAGATGCTGACATTACCTTGCAACTAAAACATGCATTACACCCCGGCCTCCAGGAAAAAGCGGTAGAACGTGTATTTTATGAAGTAGAAAACCCGCTGGTAAAAGTGCTGACAGATATGGAGTTTGAAGGTATAAGGATTGACCAGGCATTTCTCGCAGATTATTCCAGGCAACTGGAGCATGATGCAAGACTTGCCGAAGAGAATGTGTATGCCGGCGCAGGTGTAAAGTTTAACTTGTCTTCTCCTAAACAGTTAGGCGAGGTGCTGTTTGAAAAACTGAAACTCGACCCCAAAGCGAAGAAAACAAAAACAGGGCAGTATGCAACCGGCGAAGATGTGTTGCTGAAACTATCGCATACCAACCCGATTGTAGCAGATATTCTTGTTTACCGCGAACTTACCAAACTTAAATCTACTTACGTGGATGCACTGCCTTTGCTGGTTAACAGAAAAACAGGGCGGGTGCATACCTCATATGCACAGGCGGTGGCTGTTACGGGCAGGCTGAGCAGCAATAACCCCAACCTGCAGAATATACCCATACGTACAGACCGCGGCAGGGAAATACGCAAAGCGTTTATACCAAGAGATGAGCAACATATATTGATGAGCGCCGACTATTCTCAAATTGAATTGCGTATCGTAGCTGCCATTAGCGGAGACCCGAATATGTGTGAAGCTTTCAGGAGCGGCACAGATATTCATACAGCAACGGCTGCAAAAGTATACAACATTGCAACCGGGGAAGTAACCAAAGAAATGCGCTACAAAGCAAAGAGTGTAAACTTTGGTATTATCTATGGCCAGGGGGCCTTTGGCCTGGCCGATAATCTTGGCATAAGCAGAGCAGAAGCAAAAGAGATCATTGATAATTACAAAAAAGAATTCAATGGTATTACCAAATATATGGATGATACCATAAACTTTGCCAGGGAGCATGGTTATGTACAAACACTGATGGGGCGCAAGCGCTGGCTGAGAGATATCAATTCATCCAACTTTACCGTGCGTGGTTTTGCAGAACGCAACGCTATTAACTCGCCCATACAGGGAACAGCCGCAGACATGATTAAGCTGGCGATGATCAAAATTCATGCTGCCATGAAGAAAGAAAAGCTGAAAAGCAAAATGCTTTTACAGGTGCATGATGAACTTGTGTTTGATGCGCTGAAAGAAGAGATGGACACACTGAAACCTCTGATACTTGAAAATATGAAAGCAGCATTGCCACTGCCAAACGATGTACCGGTAGAAGCAGAAGTTGGTTTTGGTGTAAACTGGCTCGAGGCACATTAA
- the purU gene encoding formyltetrahydrofolate deformylase gives MIIVIQCKDQVGLVAAISGVLAEQKINIISMREHVDKVENRFFMRVEIESHNNATALEAMLQKVLPPDAFIKADPTPEKKIVILVTKEYHCLGDILLRNHFQTLGAAVQCVIGNHDTLENICNRFGIAFHCISHEAKDKHAFEEELRNTINNYSFDYIVLAKFMRILSPDFVEHFPTQIINIHHSFLPAFIGANPYRKAFERGVKLIGATAHFVTNDLDEGPIIAQQIIPVNHSFTANGMMKAGKDIETAVLAKALQLVFDDRVFVYKNKTVVFE, from the coding sequence ATGATCATTGTTATTCAGTGTAAAGACCAGGTAGGCCTGGTAGCTGCTATATCTGGTGTACTGGCAGAGCAAAAGATCAACATTATTTCTATGCGGGAGCATGTTGATAAAGTAGAGAACCGCTTCTTTATGCGTGTTGAAATAGAATCTCACAACAACGCTACAGCACTGGAAGCTATGTTGCAAAAGGTTTTACCGCCAGATGCGTTTATAAAAGCAGACCCTACGCCCGAAAAAAAGATCGTTATACTGGTTACAAAAGAATACCATTGCCTGGGCGATATTCTTTTACGCAATCATTTTCAAACCCTTGGTGCGGCTGTCCAATGTGTAATTGGCAACCATGATACACTGGAAAATATCTGTAACCGTTTCGGTATTGCGTTTCATTGTATTTCGCACGAAGCAAAAGATAAACACGCGTTTGAAGAAGAGCTACGCAACACCATTAACAACTACAGCTTTGACTACATTGTGCTGGCCAAATTCATGCGTATTCTTTCGCCGGATTTTGTAGAGCATTTCCCTACGCAGATCATAAACATTCATCATTCTTTCCTGCCTGCCTTTATTGGTGCAAACCCATACCGGAAAGCGTTTGAGCGTGGTGTAAAGCTCATTGGCGCTACTGCACATTTTGTAACCAACGACCTCGATGAAGGCCCGATAATTGCCCAGCAAATTATTCCAGTTAACCACTCTTTTACCGCCAACGGCATGATGAAAGCAGGCAAAGACATTGAAACCGCGGTATTGGCAAAAGCCCTGCAACTGGTATTTGACGACCGCGTTTTTGTGTACAAAAATAAAACGGTGGTCTTCGAATAA